From the genome of Spinacia oleracea cultivar Varoflay chromosome 2, BTI_SOV_V1, whole genome shotgun sequence, one region includes:
- the LOC110798458 gene encoding uncharacterized protein — protein sequence MENTINPDTKRPYSITMIERLMHDIHFAVDPYNSSKKQALDVIHRLVKKFPIKRSPMRLRLTVGEKNFSTILEKLGTWNGEIVTMDESGTQFSVDDQKMAARLANTMCNSLKGRPALGRIFQGKEPPQFVAIFSLWLC from the exons ATGGAAAACACCATTAATCCTGACACGAAACGCCCTTACTCGATAACTATGATCGAACGTTTGATGCATGACATCCATTTTGCTGTTGATCCTTATAACAGTTCCAAAAAGCAG GCACTAGATGTTATTCACCGGCTTGTAAAGAAATTTCCCATCAAAAGATCTCCAATGAGACTTCGACTTACTGTTGGTGAGAAGAATTTTTCCACTATATTGGAGAAGCTAGGCACTTGGAATGGTGAGATTGTGACTATGGATGAATCTGGAACTCAATTTTCAGTT GATGACCAGAAGATGGCAGCAAGGTTGGCTAACACAATGTGCAATTCACTTAAAGGAAGACCTGCCCTG GGTCGTATTTTCCAAGGAAAGGAGCCACCTCAATTTGTTGCTATATTTAGCCTATGGTTGTGCTAA